ggcttcatcactactgaacacggaagctgtttcactgtcgattgcgcgcgacattatcggctcgagattctaaacaacgtcggttccgcatgcgtgcatatattaccacgatttccttctaatatatgcgcgcatgcgaatacaacgtgtaccaggccctcttctccgggcgcgcaagagggcctgggtacgaggctagggtTTGGCTATAGTAACACGTCTTTGACCCACACACCCGTATAATGCTTGCGTGCGCTAACGAACCTAtacgtactgtacgtgtacactgtacaggtGTACGCACAGCACGTGCATTGACACGTGACACAAAGCCTTACCATTACGTGCGAAACCAACACCATCCTCAGACAACTCCATTGAACTGTAACAAGCAAGAGAGTCGAAATCGCTACTGTGTCAAATGTGTAAACCGGTGCCCATTTGAAGAAGTGACAGTTCTAGTAGACGTATCGAAAGAGGAGTGTGGGGTGTGCACGTGTCTAACTGTCAAGGAATAAATTAAACTAGTTGTGAACATTCAGTGATCCAGAAAAAGTGAGTGACTGTAGCTAAGCAGATGGTGTTACTGTATTTGAACGTGGTTACAGTGAGAGACCAAGGACTGGAGACAGTGATTGTGACATATATTGGCATGTCACTTCCTTCTTGGTCACAGAGTATCTGTGGAGCTCACAGAGATGGAAATTGTGTTAGTGGTTATGTTGATGGAAAACATCACTTGAAGCTCTGCTCCAGGCACATCAATGTGCTACCACATCTACGTTTGTGACACGAACGTCTACAGTAGCAGACATCTGCCAATCTTTGAAAAAAGAGTCTAAAGCAGAGGTGAAGAAAACTCTTCCGAGGATTCTATTTCAGTGTTCAGCTGGTGAGATAGTTATTTAATTTGATGGCACACCATTCTGTTTATGTGGAAGGAAGCAGCTGGAATGTCAGTTTGGTCCCTCTCGCCTAAAGTCTGGAGAGACGTATTCAGCAAGGAACAGAGACAGCAGTGGCAGTGGAAAGAAACGTCTCCTACTCCAGACAACTAAAAAAAGGATGCACAGCCCATATTAGCATTCGACAAGTCATTAGATTTCCTAATTTCAAGTTACCGTATGATACCCCATCTACAACGTCCGACTTCAAGAAGGCAAGAGCAGCCATAGCGAGGGAAGTGCAGAATGCAATGAAGAGTTGTACAGCCAGCTACACCAAACGATATTTTGCTTCACTTCCTGACGTTGATGCTCATTCCAATCATTGTTGTGGAGGATCTGTAGGATTTGCACAAACAGTTCACCCTGCAATCATACATGAAATCAGTAACATTGTTCGTGATGGAATAACCAAAGTGACTGAGGTGAAAGCAGCCTTACGAAGATTCGTAAAAACCAGACTAAATGTTGATCAAGGTATAAAACCTGAGGAGACAAACAGAGCCTACTATCCCTCTAGTGTTGACATAAAGAACCACATCTATTTAGCAAAACAGAAACTCAAGCTATCAAAACTAGACCAAGAAAATTAGTCATTGAGTATTATACAGTGGCAAATAGAATCTCCTGGTACTCAGTATCATTTCCAACCTTACAGAAATGTAAAGGGCCCTCTAAACACAGCTACATCCTGTACAGGTACACCAAATAATgaatcagtcagtctgtcaaaaAACAATTTTAGCAAGTCATGCAAACCCAGGCCTGAAGCACCAATCACCTATAGCTCAACAGCTTCCCAATCTCAGCAACACATGCTGTATGTCCATCAAGAAAAGTGGCAACAAGATCTATTGGTACGCTATGGCAATACCATCAGTCTTATTGATgcaacatacaaaacaaccaAGTATGATCTTGCGCTCTTCTTTATCTGTGTAAAAACTAACGTTAACTACACAGTAGTTGCTGATTTTATAATACAGCATGAAACAGCTGAACAAATTGCCGAAGCACTACAAATCCTCAAAGATTTTTGGAACCCAGCCTGGAAACCACAATTTTGGATGACTGATTACTCAGAAGCTCAAATGACAGCCCTCACTACATCCTTTCCAGAATCAACCCTGTATCTGTGTGACTTTCATAGGGAACAAGCGTGGACACGATGGGTaagagatttaattaattaaaattaagttaataaagcATGGATTAAACACCACAGAGAGTGAATCACTGCTAGAAATACTGACAAAGATGGCGTATGCCCCTCCATGCCAAGAGCCTGATAAAGCCATTGATTACTTTTACagaaaagaagaagagaacTTAAAGCAGAGTGGTGTGTGGCGTTGTCATGACCAAGTCAACCAGTGGCTGTCACAAAAGTGGCTGTGTATTCCTGAGGTAAGactctagtgtgtgtgtgtgtgtgtgtgtgtgtgtgtgtgtgtgtgtgtgtgtgtgtctgtctgtctgtctgtctgtctgtctgtctgtctgtctgtctgtctgtctgtctgtctgtgtctgtctgtgtacgtgTGTCCGTACGTGCGAGTTTGTAATATCTGTGTACATGTCAGAGAAGTCTGTTAGTAGGTTTCTGATACATAGTTGTATTTCTAAATGTCTGCTTGCTGATTAGAAATGGGCTCGATGTTTTCGTGACAACTCCTATCATGCTGCAGTTGAAACAGACAATGGGACTGAGGCTCAAAACAAGCTATTGAAATATTCGTATCTGCCAAGGAAGAGAGACCTGACACTATCAAGCATTATCGAGATTCTCATTCACCATTTCCTACCAGATCAAAGAGAAAGATATCTTTTCCTAAACTATAAAGCAAGCACAGACTATCGTTCCTATGACAAATCCATACCATCATATGTACATAATAGACCATCTAGTATTGTGGCTCATTGTCTTGAAAGGAAGTCATCTGCTCTCAAGTTTTGTGCTGAAGATGTTTACTGCAATCCTATTAGATCTGGTGTCTTTCATGTGAAGTCACAGTCCAAAAAAAGATGTTTAGCATACCGTTGAATTCGGATCTTTTCATAAATTACCATCATGTACTTGCacagactggaaaaaagaaCAAATTCCATGCAAGCACTTTTTGCTGTGTTTCGCATTGTTGAAGGGTGGGATTGGAAGAATCTGCCTACCAGCTATCTAGAGGGGCCATACCTGTCAATAGACAAAAGTGCTCTCGATTCTAGATTTCATAGCAACCATGAATCTGTGGAAGATCACAATGTAGACAGTCTGGACTATGACAGCCAACCAGATTCTACCATGGTTACAGAACAAGATTGTAGTAAATCAGCCAGCAGCGTGCTTCACTGCCTGCCAGAACGAAGGATATGTATTGTGTCCGAAAGAAATATTAACTTGCAAGGCAATCTGCTATTAACCCAGACAAGttcaggcccggatccagatgggggttcagggggtttcaaccccctattttccaataggcgtggttcaataatttcattagaaaagagaaaattagtaatgctataaataactgctaccaggtcaatcccctctttcaaaaataaCGGGATCCGGGCCTGAAGTTACATCTAGCACCATGCTCATTCCCGCTTAAGTGTACTTAGACAGTGAAACTGTGGGTTTACAGCTTGAATTAAcgctgttgtgttgtgtgtagagaCAAGCCACAGAGCTAAAGGATGCTCAGTTAGATGCAAGAGAAGCCATAAAGGAGGCAGAACGTCTTACATACCTAAGTCAAAACGTGGAAGCATTACGATGTCTGGCAATAGCTATTCGACAGTCTGTGACAAAATTGAAAGAGCAGATGCCACAGTCAACAGAAGGCCTCTTGCTTCTACCATCATTACGCAGGAAATCCTTGAAGAGAGCAACAGTCAGAAGACTGGTAAAAGAAGCCAAACGAGTAaagcaaaaagcaaaaagtGAACAAACAGTAAGTGAACTACCACCACGAAAGAAACGTAAGACAAAGTCATAGCAAGAGAGTGGGGATAAAGGCTGACCGCATGAGACACGAAAACTCAACAATGAAAGACCGTCAAGGACGGAAACGGAAACTCACAGA
This window of the Corticium candelabrum chromosome 17, ooCorCand1.1, whole genome shotgun sequence genome carries:
- the LOC134192890 gene encoding LOW QUALITY PROTEIN: uncharacterized protein LOC134192890 (The sequence of the model RefSeq protein was modified relative to this genomic sequence to represent the inferred CDS: inserted 2 bases in 1 codon), with the protein product MAKAPHPASFFLRQCPVIGKKNDTRSTPSLSESPHQPTAIQFHLRSTMSQIRLNNCMVLHVHKDLTDDLDLAEIGNRKQLECQFGPSRLKSGETYSARNRDSSGSGKKRLLLQTTKKRXCTAHISIRQVIRFPNFKLPYDTPSTTSDFKKARAAIAREVQNAMKSCTASYTKRYFASLPDVDAHSNHCCGGSVGFAQTVHPAIIHEISNIVRDGITKVTEVKAALRRFVKTRLNVDQGIKPEETNRAYYPSSVDIKNHIYLAKQKLKLSKLDQENYSTASQSQQHMLYVHQEKWQQDLLVRYGNTISLIDATYKTTKYDLALFFICVKTNVNYTVVADFIIQHETAEQIAEALQILKDFWNPAWKPQFWMTDYSEAQMTALTTSFPESTLYLCDFHREQAWTRWHGLNTTESESLLEILTKMAYAPPCQEPDKAIDYFYRKEEENLKQSGVWRCHDQVNQWLSQKWLCIPEKWARCFRDNSYHAAVETDNGTEAQNKLLKYSYLPRKRDLTLSSIIEILIHHFLPDQRERYLFLNYKASTDYRSYDKSIPSYVHNRPSSIVAHCLERKSSALKFCAEDVYCNPIRSGVFHVKSQSKKRCLAYR